A window of Zingiber officinale cultivar Zhangliang chromosome 5A, Zo_v1.1, whole genome shotgun sequence contains these coding sequences:
- the LOC121983003 gene encoding PRA1 family protein D-like, producing MASYGGLLRRFPSVVQRGREGVRYARKALVRFARPQSFAVPADDEAAAVRAVRNLRSFRFHYAFLLWFLLLASLFPRRRHTMLFLMAASKLALFFGAFLKVFPNSTLLRRIVERRVMGALVAFVIGAEIVATGAVLQFLVAMAVGVPLVLLHAVFRARDDLATDVVETAAVANGGEFRQMAEKEKKEDLELGSQRP from the coding sequence ATGGCGAGCTACGGCGGCCTTCTCCGGCGCTTCCCCTCCGTGGTCCAGCGCGGCAGAGAAGGCGTCCGATATGCACGCAAGGCCCTGGTTCGCTTCGCCCGTCCCCAGTCCTTCGCCGTGCCGGCCGACGACGAAGCCGCTGCCGTCCGCGCCGTCCGAAACCTCCGCTCCTTCCGCTTCCATTACGCCTTCCTCCTATGGTTCCTCCTCCTCGCCTCCCTTTTCCCCCGTCGCCGCCACACCATGCTCTTCCTCATGGCCGCCTCCAAACTCGCTCTCTTCTTCGGCGCATTCCTCAAGGTCTTCCCCAATTCCACTCTTCTCCGACGCATCGTCGAACGAAGAGTCATGGGCGCGCTTGTGGCCTTCGTGATCGGCGCCGAGATCGTGGCGACGGGAGCTGTGCTGCAGTTTTTGGTGGCGATGGCCGTCGGCGTGCCCTTGGTGCTGCTCCACGCGGTGTTCCGAGCGCGGGACGACTTGGCGACTGACGTCGTCGAGACAGCGGCGGTTGCGAACGGTGGAGAATTTCGGCAGATGGCGgagaaggagaaaaaggaagaTCTCGAATTGGGTTCTCAGCGACCGTAG
- the LOC121980949 gene encoding GATA transcription factor 27-like, with the protein MVKEGPCRHCGVTSTPLWRNGPPEKPILCNACGSRWRTKGSLTNYVPLHAREAFNVSEVKVPSKITVFFKEKKLQKKKESNYILEGDREVQYPDQYCHKFAEGDTSNRSSSGSAISGSDSCVNFGINDASEITGSVQSNIWDSLMPSKKRTFLPRPKSSSIEKLTKDLHSILHEEQASNMSRTTEEDNLLYESGTPFDSSEIGYGGILIKHPYAKSVEEESEASSFSVDKLKTIKEGYSSSTSFPVNSEDKGASCTKSGMDTMKSTSQVSRHTDNRDTISHEQIIMLQDRESPLGYADLSAIFNFEGFTKYLTYEEQHRLMKYLPCIDTTKPPESLKTMFSSSQFLETFSHFQLLLREGVFDLSLPKTNVEECKTLRRLVLRNCRRFEWLRLYQKLKDASSKIREGDGTLTKLTFPRVYNFTSLKRQRDKQNLNSSDIKNLVKSAKRACKPELMNHHPSVSANQLESSAVSKVTDDVNEFLDHEDCCFSPRSFFTSLPDSNYTMFIADSTEDDLLLDVPPGISFPEAQLLCHPQEQKASLNGLPRDIGVEDRDRPSSSFSNR; encoded by the exons ATGGTAAAGGAAGGACCTTGCCGTCATTGTGGAGTTACAA GTACCCCTCTTTGGCGAAACGGACCACCTGAAAAGCCAATTTTATGCAATGCATGCGGTTCCAGGTGGAGAACCAAGGGTTCATTGACAAACTATGTCCCATTGCATGCTCGAGAAGCGTTCAATGTAAGTGAAGTAAAAGTCCCCTCCAAAATAACTGTATTCTTCAAAGAGAAGAAGctgcaaaagaaaaaggaaagcaatTATATTTTGGAAGGAGATCGCGAAGTGCAGTATCCTGACCAGTATTGTCACAAGTTTGCCGAGGGAGATACAAGCAATCGATCTAGTTCTGGGTCAGCCATTTCGGGTTCTGATAGTTGTGTAAATTTTGGCATAAATGATGCAAGTGAAATTACAG GCTCAGTGCAGTCAAATATATGGGACTCACTAATGCCTTCTAAGAAGAGGACATTTTTGCCTCGCCCAAAGTCTTCTTCCATCGAAAAACTTACGAAGGACCTACATTCCATATTGCATGAAGAACAAGCCTCAAACATGTCCAGAACCACAGAAGAAGACAATTTGCTTTATGAAAGTGGAACTCCATTTGATTCTTCTGAGATTGGCTATGGAGGCATACTGATTAAACATCCATATGCAAAATCTGTCGAGGAAGAATCAGAAGCTAGCTCATTTTCAGTAGAtaaacttaaaactataaaagaaggttATTCAAGCTCAACATCGTTTCCTGTAAATAGTGAGGACAAAGGAGCCAGTTGTACTAAATCAGGGATGGACACAATGAAGTCAACCTCACAAGTATCCCGACATACCGACAACAG GGACACAATTTCTCATGAACAAATAATCATGTTACAAGATAGAGAATCTCCCTTGGGTTATGCAGATTTAAGT GCTATTTTTAACTTCGAGGGTTTCACTAAATATCTGACATACGAGGAACAACATAGATTGATGAAATATCTACCATGTATCGACACTACTAAACCTCCTGAAAG CCTCAAAACAATGTTCTCAAGTTCCCAATTTTTGGAGACATTTTCTCACTTCCAGCTTCTGCTTCGGGAAGGAGTTTTCGATCTCTCATTGCCCAAAACAAATGTTGAAGAGTGCAAAACTTTAAGGAGGCTCGTATTACGAAACTGCAGAAGGTTTGAATGGTTACGACTCTACCAAAAATTGAAG GATGCATCCTCTAAGATCAGAGAAGGAGATGGAACACTGACCAAACTTACATTTCCTCGAGTTTACAATTTCACATCCCTGAAACGACAGAGGGACAAGCAAAATCTTAACTCTTCAG ATATCAAAAATCTTGTGAAAAGTGCTAAAAGGGCATGCAAGCCTGAgctgatgaatcatcatccttcaGTATCTGCAAATCAGCTGGAATCTAGTGCAGTTTCAAAAGTAACCGACGATGTGAATGAGTTTCTCGACCATGAGGATTGTTGCTTCAGTCCGAGAAGCTTTTTTACTTCTCTTCCGGATAGTAACTACACGATGTTCATAGCCGATAGCACTGAAGATGACTTGCTTCTCGATGTGCCCCCCGGCATATCATTTCCTGAAGCACAACTCTTGTGCCATCCTCAGGAACAGAAGGCGAGCCTAAATGGTTTGCCTAGAGACATTGGAGTTGAAGATCGCGATCGGCCATCTTCGAGTTTCAGTAATAGATAA